One part of the Cyclobacteriaceae bacterium genome encodes these proteins:
- a CDS encoding dihydroorotate dehydrogenase-like protein, which produces MADLKTRYCGLTLKNPIVVGASNLVTDLDNLVKLEKAGAAAIVYKSLFEEQIQLESLDMEQTHEKYSNWDAEHESFFPKLKHGGPSEHLLKLRQARNAISIPLIGSLNCVYEDTWVEYAQKMAATGIDALELNFYASELDFEADGAAIVQKQLETLQAVKHAIRIPVIVKLSPFYTNTLSVISKMDKLGASGFVLFNRLFQPDIDIEKEGHHFPYNFSSENDNRLALRFAGLLYSKIDATIINNTGIFTGADVVKMLLAGADAVQVVSAIYKRGISQIETMLDDLEKWMDRKGYVSINDFKGALSKENMIDPFAYKRAQYVDILMRTEVFMQYHPKHGELHDPNEHVE; this is translated from the coding sequence ATGGCCGACTTAAAAACAAGATACTGCGGGTTAACATTGAAAAACCCAATCGTTGTTGGAGCCAGCAACCTGGTTACCGACCTGGATAACCTGGTGAAGCTTGAAAAAGCAGGAGCCGCTGCCATTGTGTATAAATCGTTATTTGAAGAACAGATTCAGCTTGAATCGCTGGATATGGAACAAACCCATGAAAAGTACAGCAACTGGGATGCAGAACATGAATCCTTTTTTCCAAAACTTAAGCATGGAGGTCCTTCTGAACATTTATTAAAGTTACGGCAAGCACGTAACGCCATCTCCATCCCGTTAATCGGAAGTTTGAATTGTGTGTATGAAGATACATGGGTAGAGTATGCGCAAAAGATGGCCGCAACAGGTATTGATGCCCTGGAGTTGAATTTTTATGCCAGCGAACTGGACTTTGAAGCTGACGGTGCGGCTATCGTGCAGAAACAATTGGAAACGTTACAGGCTGTTAAACACGCCATCCGCATACCGGTAATTGTAAAACTCAGTCCGTTTTATACCAATACCCTTTCGGTGATTTCAAAAATGGATAAGCTGGGTGCTTCGGGTTTTGTTTTGTTCAACAGATTATTTCAACCGGATATTGATATTGAAAAAGAGGGACATCATTTTCCATACAACTTCAGCAGCGAAAATGATAACCGCCTGGCGCTGCGCTTTGCAGGTTTGCTGTACAGTAAAATTGATGCCACCATCATTAACAACACCGGAATTTTTACAGGAGCTGATGTGGTGAAAATGCTGTTGGCCGGAGCCGATGCCGTGCAGGTGGTAAGTGCTATTTACAAGCGTGGTATCAGCCAGATTGAAACCATGCTGGATGATCTGGAAAAATGGATGGACAGAAAGGGATATGTATCGATTAATGATTTCAAAGGTGCCTTATCCAAAGAAAATATGATTGATCCGTTTGCCTACAAACGGGCTCAATATGTAGATATACTTATGCGGACGGAAGTTTTTATGCAATACCATCCAAAACACGGTGAATTGCATGACCCAAATGAGCATGTGGAATGA
- a CDS encoding flavodoxin: MAKIGIFYGSTEGNTERVVTEIQKQLGGDAVAALHNVNSATADDMQPYNNLILACPTWEIGQLQEDWESFVDELADVDFAGKKIAYVGLGDADGYPDTFIDAPGIIHERIKDKGVTVVGWWPTEGYNFEASKSVYDGKFLGLVIDEDNQKDLTAGRIEKWVASIKPEFQ; the protein is encoded by the coding sequence ATGGCAAAAATTGGAATTTTTTATGGCTCTACGGAAGGAAACACAGAGCGCGTAGTAACAGAAATACAAAAGCAACTTGGCGGTGATGCCGTAGCTGCATTGCATAATGTAAACTCTGCCACGGCAGATGATATGCAGCCGTATAACAATCTTATATTGGCATGTCCTACCTGGGAGATTGGCCAGTTGCAGGAAGACTGGGAAAGTTTTGTAGATGAACTTGCTGATGTTGACTTTGCAGGCAAAAAAATAGCGTATGTCGGTTTGGGCGATGCCGATGGATACCCGGATACGTTTATTGATGCCCCGGGCATTATTCATGAACGCATAAAGGATAAAGGAGTAACCGTAGTGGGCTGGTGGCCAACCGAAGGCTACAACTTTGAAGCTTCCAAAAGTGTATACGATGGAAAGTTTTTAGGACTGGTGATTGACGAAGACAATCAGAAAGACCTGACAGCCGGCCGAATTGAAAAGTGGGTGGCCAGCATCAAACCCGAATTTCAATAA
- a CDS encoding SoxR reducing system RseC family protein, with amino-acid sequence MAAYIEQPGFISSLQHGVMKISLVGSGGCSSCHKSLCMLRDTSQREVVVPFTQQALQVGDEVLIRMRPSTGYAAVLWLYVIPFVLMVLVMIMMLMFDRGEGIAGLSALLSLVPYYGFLLLGRKYFQKQCQFEVVKQ; translated from the coding sequence ATGGCAGCATATATCGAACAGCCCGGTTTTATCAGTTCGCTCCAACACGGAGTGATGAAGATTTCATTGGTGGGTTCGGGTGGTTGCTCATCCTGTCATAAAAGTTTATGCATGTTGCGCGACACCAGTCAGCGCGAAGTGGTAGTGCCTTTTACCCAACAGGCACTTCAGGTAGGCGATGAAGTTTTGATTCGGATGAGACCATCCACGGGTTATGCAGCTGTGCTGTGGTTATATGTAATCCCTTTTGTGTTGATGGTACTGGTTATGATTATGATGCTGATGTTCGATCGCGGTGAGGGTATTGCCGGGTTGAGTGCCCTGTTGTCGCTTGTTCCTTACTATGGCTTTCTCCTCCTGGGGCGCAAGTATTTTCAAAAGCAATGTCAGTTTGAAGTGGTAAAACAATGA
- a CDS encoding RnfABCDGE type electron transport complex subunit B, protein MNEVILYTVLSLTGLGVLAAAIIYWVSKKFAVQEDERIDKLEEVLPATNCGGCGQPGCRAFAKAVVEAGTLEELHCPVGGNAVMKQVAAILGINAVERDPYIAVVRCSGSFEYRKKTNIYDGASSCKIAATLYSGDTGCAYGCLGMGDCVDVCDFEAMYMDEKTGLPVIIEDKCTACNACVKECPKDILELWPKGKKNKRIYVACLNEEKGSTARKECAVACSGCAKCFEACRYDAITVTNNLAAIDPEKCTLCLECVETCDVRNIITANIPDEKIKHATEHRIRLEERARKKKEEEKLAAQAAQQQNGDATAQA, encoded by the coding sequence ATGAACGAAGTTATCCTTTATACTGTCCTCAGTTTAACCGGATTGGGAGTTCTGGCCGCAGCCATTATTTATTGGGTATCTAAAAAATTTGCCGTTCAGGAGGATGAGCGCATCGATAAGCTTGAAGAAGTTTTGCCCGCTACCAATTGTGGTGGTTGTGGCCAGCCGGGGTGCAGGGCTTTTGCCAAAGCTGTTGTAGAGGCCGGAACGCTGGAAGAACTTCATTGCCCGGTGGGTGGCAATGCTGTGATGAAACAAGTTGCCGCCATACTGGGTATTAATGCGGTCGAACGCGATCCATACATTGCCGTGGTTCGTTGTTCCGGTTCGTTCGAATACCGGAAGAAGACAAACATCTATGATGGTGCAAGCTCGTGTAAGATTGCGGCCACACTATACAGTGGTGATACAGGTTGTGCGTACGGGTGCCTTGGCATGGGCGATTGTGTAGACGTGTGTGATTTTGAGGCCATGTACATGGACGAAAAGACCGGCCTGCCGGTAATTATTGAAGATAAGTGTACAGCCTGCAACGCTTGCGTAAAGGAATGTCCAAAAGACATTCTTGAACTCTGGCCGAAGGGCAAAAAGAATAAACGCATTTATGTAGCCTGCCTGAATGAAGAGAAGGGAAGCACTGCACGTAAGGAATGTGCTGTGGCCTGTTCGGGCTGTGCCAAATGTTTTGAGGCGTGCCGGTATGATGCCATTACGGTAACCAATAACCTGGCAGCTATCGATCCTGAAAAGTGTACGCTTTGCCTGGAATGTGTTGAAACCTGCGATGTACGCAACATTATAACAGCCAACATTCCGGATGAAAAAATAAAGCATGCTACAGAGCACCGGATAAGACTAGAAGAGCGTGCGCGTAAGAAAAAAGAAGAAGAAAAATTAGCAGCCCAGGCTGCCCAACAACAAAATGGCGATGCGACTGCACAAGCATAA
- the rsxC gene encoding electron transport complex subunit RsxC, giving the protein MAMRLHKHKTFKTGGIHPHDNKLSAQVAITPLPLPKMVTIPIIQHIGAPAKIVVNRGDMVKTGQIIATHEGFVSSNIHASVSGRVGVIEEVMDSTGFKHMAITIRVKGDDWEETIDRSDTLIEEIKLTPKEIVSRIMEAGVVGMGGAAFPSHVKLSVPEGKHVDHLLINGVECEPYLTADHRVMLEKPKEIIVGIKILMKALGVQKTIIGIEYNKADAIEIFQQLLKNEKHIGVEALEVQYPQGGEKQLIQALLNREVPSGGLPADVGVIVHNVGTTFAVYEAVQKNKPLLERVVTVTGKSVKQPSNFLVRIGTPVIDLLIAAGGVPEDTGKIVSGGPMMGKAIADLDVPVAKGTSGILLIPKDEASRSETYNCVHCGKCIEACPMGLEPYRLLIMSKKGNSQRAKEEHILDCIECGSCSFVCPSNRPILDYIRLGKTQLKKQKSV; this is encoded by the coding sequence ATGGCGATGCGACTGCACAAGCATAAAACCTTTAAAACCGGAGGCATCCATCCTCACGACAATAAGCTTTCTGCACAGGTGGCCATTACGCCTTTGCCTTTACCGAAGATGGTTACCATACCCATCATTCAGCACATTGGTGCACCAGCAAAAATTGTGGTGAACCGTGGAGACATGGTAAAAACCGGGCAGATCATCGCCACGCATGAAGGTTTTGTTTCCTCCAATATCCATGCTTCCGTTTCGGGTAGGGTGGGGGTGATTGAAGAAGTGATGGACAGCACCGGGTTTAAGCACATGGCCATTACTATAAGAGTGAAAGGTGATGACTGGGAAGAAACCATTGATCGAAGCGATACACTTATTGAAGAAATAAAACTTACACCAAAAGAAATTGTAAGCCGCATTATGGAAGCGGGTGTAGTGGGTATGGGGGGGGCGGCTTTTCCTTCGCACGTGAAGTTAAGTGTGCCTGAAGGTAAACATGTTGATCACCTGCTGATTAATGGTGTTGAATGTGAGCCCTATCTCACGGCTGATCATCGTGTGATGCTGGAGAAGCCAAAGGAAATAATTGTTGGTATAAAAATTCTAATGAAGGCTTTGGGTGTTCAGAAAACCATTATTGGTATTGAATACAATAAGGCTGATGCCATTGAAATTTTTCAGCAACTATTGAAAAATGAAAAGCATATAGGCGTAGAAGCGCTTGAAGTACAATATCCGCAAGGGGGCGAGAAACAATTGATACAAGCCTTGCTGAACCGTGAAGTACCTTCCGGTGGTTTACCAGCAGATGTTGGGGTTATCGTTCACAATGTGGGAACCACTTTTGCGGTGTATGAAGCAGTTCAAAAGAATAAGCCCTTGCTGGAACGGGTAGTCACTGTTACCGGAAAGTCTGTAAAACAACCTTCAAATTTTTTAGTACGCATCGGTACACCGGTAATTGATCTATTGATTGCGGCAGGCGGTGTACCGGAAGATACCGGTAAGATTGTTAGCGGAGGCCCCATGATGGGCAAAGCCATTGCCGATTTGGATGTGCCGGTAGCCAAGGGCACCTCCGGTATTTTGCTTATTCCTAAAGATGAAGCCAGCCGGTCGGAGACTTATAACTGTGTACACTGTGGCAAGTGTATTGAAGCCTGCCCCATGGGCCTTGAACCATACCGGTTGTTAATCATGTCGAAGAAAGGAAATTCACAACGCGCGAAGGAAGAACATATTCTCGATTGTATTGAGTGCGGCTCTTGTTCGTTTGTGTGTCCTTCTAACCGTCCGATACTCGACTACATCCGGCTTGGAAAAACTCAACTTAAAAAACAGAAAAGCGTATGA
- a CDS encoding RnfABCDGE type electron transport complex subunit D — MSADLLTVSPSPHIHTDLTVPQIMRGVIIAMIPALLFSVYNFGLGAVYVTLLAILFCVVIEYAIARYLLKRPASIYDGSAIITGMLLAFNVPTNLPWHIILIGSAVAIGIGKMSFGGLGNNPFNPALVGRVFLLLSFPVEMTSWPKAGATWSLDAVTSATPLGILKDGLRAGDTVPELMNQMPSYTDFFFGLQGGSLGEMSAFAILLGLIYMLYRKIITWHIPVSMLATILLMTGIFWLIDPTRFANPVFHLLTGGIMLGAVFMATDYVTSPFTHRGMIIFGVGIGVLTVVIRLFGSYPEGVSFAILIMNAFVPLINSYAKQPRYGSKSQRHKAYQEKLEKEVKATP; from the coding sequence ATGAGTGCAGACCTGCTTACCGTTTCACCATCACCGCACATTCATACGGACTTAACGGTGCCACAGATTATGCGCGGGGTAATCATCGCCATGATTCCGGCTTTGTTATTTTCTGTTTACAATTTTGGTTTAGGCGCAGTGTATGTTACGCTGTTGGCCATACTTTTCTGTGTGGTGATTGAATATGCAATTGCACGCTACTTATTAAAACGACCAGCTTCTATTTACGATGGGTCAGCGATCATCACTGGGATGTTGCTCGCCTTCAACGTGCCCACCAATTTACCATGGCATATTATTCTCATCGGTAGTGCTGTAGCCATTGGCATTGGTAAAATGAGTTTTGGTGGCCTGGGAAATAATCCATTTAACCCGGCTCTTGTCGGGCGTGTGTTTTTGTTGTTATCGTTTCCGGTAGAGATGACCTCGTGGCCGAAAGCTGGTGCTACCTGGTCGTTAGATGCTGTGACCAGCGCCACACCACTGGGTATTTTAAAAGATGGACTTCGTGCGGGTGATACCGTTCCTGAATTAATGAATCAAATGCCTTCCTACACCGATTTCTTTTTTGGTTTGCAGGGTGGAAGTCTTGGTGAGATGTCGGCCTTCGCGATTTTGTTGGGATTGATTTACATGCTCTATCGTAAGATTATTACCTGGCACATTCCGGTTTCCATGTTGGCTACGATACTGTTAATGACCGGCATATTTTGGTTAATCGATCCAACCCGCTTTGCTAATCCAGTGTTCCACTTATTAACGGGTGGTATTATGCTGGGTGCTGTATTTATGGCTACCGATTATGTTACCTCACCGTTTACACATCGGGGCATGATAATTTTTGGAGTAGGCATCGGTGTGCTTACCGTAGTAATCCGTTTGTTTGGCAGTTATCCTGAAGGTGTTTCATTCGCCATATTAATTATGAATGCTTTTGTGCCCCTGATTAATTCCTACGCGAAACAGCCCCGGTACGGATCAAAATCGCAACGGCATAAGGCCTATCAGGAAAAACTGGAAAAAGAAGTAAAGGCAACACCGTAG
- a CDS encoding RnfABCDGE type electron transport complex subunit G translates to MAKVKSTFGSLIITLAAITFVGSLSLGFVFDWTQEPIAKAQMAKQLKAIEAVLDGYDNNPVMEKYKVATPNGKDSLEFFPATLNGKRIGTAVKTKSAKGYSGDILLMVGFNEAGDVLRIQVLEHKETPGLGSKMSQPNFLNQFFGKNPGRNNLKVKKDGGEVDAITGATISSRAFSEAVQLAYETFQSVNHGN, encoded by the coding sequence ATGGCAAAAGTTAAATCAACCTTTGGCAGTCTGATCATTACACTTGCAGCGATCACGTTTGTTGGTTCATTATCATTAGGTTTTGTTTTCGACTGGACACAAGAACCTATTGCGAAAGCACAAATGGCAAAACAACTTAAAGCTATTGAGGCTGTGCTTGACGGGTATGACAATAATCCGGTAATGGAAAAATATAAGGTTGCTACACCCAATGGGAAAGACAGTCTGGAATTTTTTCCTGCTACACTTAATGGAAAGCGAATCGGTACAGCTGTAAAAACAAAATCAGCGAAAGGCTATAGCGGTGACATCTTGTTGATGGTCGGCTTTAACGAAGCGGGTGATGTTTTGCGCATCCAGGTATTAGAGCACAAGGAAACACCCGGCCTGGGATCAAAGATGTCGCAACCGAATTTTTTAAATCAATTTTTCGGAAAAAACCCGGGAAGAAATAATTTGAAAGTTAAGAAGGATGGTGGTGAGGTAGATGCGATAACAGGGGCTACGATAAGTTCACGCGCATTCTCGGAAGCGGTACAGTTGGCATACGAAACATTTCAATCGGTAAACCATGGCAACTAA
- a CDS encoding electron transport complex subunit E: MATNINHKENFLKGIVRENPVFVLLLGLCPTLGVTSSAFNGLGMGVATVFVLVMSNLVVSLIKNLIPDKVRIPAFIVIIASFVTVVQLLMEAYTPALYDQLGLFIPLIVVNCIVLGRAEAFAARNSVVSSLIDGLGMGVGFTMALTLLGAIRELLGSLSIFGFQLIEGDGMLVFILAPGAFITLGFLIALMNWLKNRGATTK; this comes from the coding sequence ATGGCAACTAATATCAATCATAAAGAAAATTTTTTGAAGGGTATAGTACGGGAGAATCCCGTGTTTGTATTGCTGTTAGGGTTGTGCCCCACTTTGGGTGTCACTTCTTCAGCATTCAACGGGTTAGGCATGGGCGTGGCTACGGTATTTGTTTTGGTAATGTCAAACCTGGTGGTTTCCCTCATCAAAAATCTTATCCCGGATAAGGTTCGAATTCCAGCTTTCATCGTTATCATCGCTTCCTTTGTAACGGTTGTTCAGCTTTTAATGGAGGCGTACACACCTGCCTTGTACGATCAACTCGGTTTATTTATTCCGTTGATTGTTGTGAACTGTATTGTGTTGGGACGTGCCGAGGCTTTTGCAGCACGCAACAGTGTTGTTTCCAGTTTGATTGACGGCTTGGGTATGGGTGTTGGATTTACGATGGCACTTACGCTGTTAGGCGCAATCCGCGAACTTTTAGGCAGCCTTTCCATTTTTGGTTTTCAGTTGATAGAAGGTGACGGCATGTTGGTATTTATTCTGGCTCCCGGGGCTTTTATTACGCTTGGTTTTTTGATTGCGCTGATGAACTGGTTAAAGAACAGAGGCGCTACGACTAAATAA
- the rsxA gene encoding electron transport complex subunit RsxA, translating into MDYLIIIISAIFINNIVLAKFLGICPFLGVSKNTSIAVGMGAAVIFVMTIATIITYLVQHYLLMPFNIGYMQTVTYILVIAFLVQVVEIIMKKVSPELYQALGVYLPLITTNCAILGVAILVIQQDFNLIKSVVFAVANGLGFMLAIIIFSSLREQLDTADLPEYMQGVPAALITASILSMAFMGFAGLV; encoded by the coding sequence ATGGATTATCTCATTATCATCATATCAGCCATATTCATTAATAATATAGTGTTGGCTAAATTTTTGGGCATCTGTCCATTTTTAGGTGTTTCAAAAAATACATCTATTGCTGTGGGCATGGGCGCAGCGGTAATTTTTGTCATGACCATCGCCACCATTATTACCTACCTGGTGCAGCATTATTTGTTGATGCCTTTCAACATCGGCTACATGCAAACCGTAACCTATATTTTAGTAATCGCTTTTCTGGTGCAGGTAGTGGAGATCATCATGAAAAAAGTGAGCCCGGAGTTATACCAGGCTTTGGGTGTTTACCTTCCCTTGATTACTACCAACTGTGCGATACTGGGTGTTGCCATTCTGGTGATCCAACAGGATTTCAACCTGATTAAAAGTGTGGTGTTTGCGGTGGCGAACGGATTAGGTTTTATGTTGGCGATCATCATTTTTTCAAGCTTACGCGAGCAGTTGGATACAGCCGACTTACCGGAGTACATGCAAGGTGTGCCGGCAGCGTTGATCACCGCCAGTATTCTTTCCATGGCGTTTATGGGATTTGCCGGCTTGGTTTAA
- a CDS encoding DUF456 domain-containing protein: MDLLWTVVACGFMIAGIVGSVVPLLPGPPLSFVGLLILQLREQSAFTLKFLLIWLVIVIIIAILDYVVPIYGTKKFGGSKYGMWGCAIGLIAGLWFGPLGIITGPFIGAFVGEMIATEQSDKALKAAIGSFIGFVFSTLIKLIACFVMGWYFIKAL, encoded by the coding sequence ATGGATTTACTCTGGACGGTTGTTGCCTGTGGATTTATGATTGCCGGAATAGTGGGCAGTGTGGTTCCGTTGTTGCCTGGCCCGCCACTTAGTTTTGTAGGATTACTTATTCTTCAATTGCGGGAACAATCGGCTTTTACACTTAAGTTTTTACTGATCTGGTTAGTGATCGTGATTATCATCGCCATACTCGATTATGTTGTTCCGATTTATGGAACAAAAAAATTTGGTGGTAGTAAATATGGTATGTGGGGTTGTGCGATTGGCCTGATTGCCGGTTTATGGTTTGGACCATTAGGTATTATTACGGGGCCATTCATAGGCGCATTTGTGGGTGAGATGATTGCTACCGAGCAATCAGACAAAGCATTGAAAGCAGCCATTGGTTCGTTTATTGGTTTTGTTTTCAGTACCTTGATTAAGCTGATCGCATGTTTTGTGATGGGCTGGTATTTTATTAAGGCATTGTAG
- a CDS encoding nuclear transport factor 2 family protein: MHRNEELIRKFYTSFQQLDAEGMKACYHPEVKFSDPAFPDLKRKEVGAMWKMLIDTLKKNPGEWKLEFSNIQADDKTGSGRWEAHYTFSLTGRKVYNIIDAKFDFKDGKIIAHKDSFDFYRWARMAFGLTGVLLGWTPFFRKKVQATTKKRLDGFLKRTE, encoded by the coding sequence ATGCATAGAAACGAAGAACTGATCCGGAAATTCTACACCAGTTTCCAACAGCTTGATGCGGAGGGCATGAAAGCCTGCTATCATCCGGAAGTAAAATTTTCCGATCCTGCTTTTCCTGATCTGAAAAGAAAAGAAGTGGGCGCTATGTGGAAGATGTTAATTGATACACTGAAAAAAAATCCGGGCGAATGGAAGTTGGAGTTCAGTAACATTCAGGCTGATGATAAAACAGGCTCTGGCCGATGGGAGGCACATTATACATTTTCGCTTACAGGAAGAAAAGTGTACAACATTATTGATGCAAAATTTGATTTTAAGGATGGGAAGATCATAGCACATAAAGATTCATTTGATTTTTACCGCTGGGCACGAATGGCGTTTGGCCTTACTGGTGTTTTATTGGGCTGGACTCCCTTCTTCAGGAAGAAAGTGCAGGCTACTACAAAAAAACGATTAGATGGTTTTCTGAAACGAACAGAATAA